A genome region from Dreissena polymorpha isolate Duluth1 chromosome 16, UMN_Dpol_1.0, whole genome shotgun sequence includes the following:
- the LOC127862448 gene encoding uncharacterized protein LOC127862448 isoform X2, which yields MRLLKSMASDGYPNSSLTLQISVSDDCRRRVVQTSQAGGDTRVVRTKPGGDLRDVLNERRARTGSSMGEATIRSKIGCCVGQTGDLRQSLNTMRAQSKSQSTNIRFLKLASYYQLRLQLGGVLLGNGSSILSYLPSLVPASALSRDVMATTASKRFSGDVSKEETAVGHSRIGRKRHSSALSDDGALEVAVDTADEPPAKRARSQKRPRVSVRACGIQTDPFHWRSYPYVWQREDYRCEQRKSTTWGLDPYTWRKDQTRVRPATCYTWKRPDP from the exons TCTGACTCTCCAGATCTCAGTCTCTGACGACTGTAGGCGTCGAGTGGTGCAGACGTCACAAGCGGGTGGCGACACCAGGGTGGTGCGCACAAAACCCGGCGGAGACCTCCGCGACGTCCTCAATGAGAGGCGCGCGCGGACCGGAAGCTCCATGGGAGAGGCCACTATTCGCTCTAAGATTGGATGTTGCGTTGGCCAGACTGGGGATCTGCGCCAGAGTCTTAACACGATGCGCGCGCAGTCAAAGTCTCAGTCAACCAACATCCGGTTTTTGAAGCTTGCCTCATATTATCAGCTGAGACTACAGCTGGGCGGTGTTTTGTTGGGAAATGGCTCCTCAATTCTGTCATATCTGCCTTCTCTCGTGCCTGCTTCCGCTCTGTCACGTGACGTCATGGCAACCACTGCTTCCAAGCGTTTCTCAG GAGACGTGTCGAAGGAGGAAACGGCTGTCGGTCACAGTCGGATTGGGCGGAAGCGCCACAGCAGCGCCCTCTCAGACGACGGAGCACTGGAAGTAGCGGTAGACACCGCAGACGAACCTCCTGCCAAGCGAGCCCGCTCCCAGAAGCGGCCGCGAGTTTCAG TTCGTGCCTGCGGCATTCAGACTGACCCCTTTCACTGGAGGTCTTACCCCTACGTTTGGCAGAGAGAGGACTACAGGTGTGAACAGAGGAAGTCAACCACGTGGGGCCTGGACCCCTACACGTGGCGGAAGGATCAGACCCGTGTCAGGCCCGCCACGTGTTACACGTGGAAGAGGCCGGATCCTTAG